The following are from one region of the Chionomys nivalis chromosome 16, mChiNiv1.1, whole genome shotgun sequence genome:
- the Eloc gene encoding elongin-C translates to MDGEEKTYGGCEGPDAMYVKLISSDGHEFIVKREHALTSGTIKAMLSGPGQFAENETNEVNFREIPSHVLSKVCMYFTYKVRYTNSSTEIPEFPIAPEIALELLMAANFLDC, encoded by the exons ATGG ATGGAGAAGAGAAAACCTATGGTGGCTGTGAAGGCCCTGACGCCATGTACGTCAAATTAATATCTTCTGATGGCCATGAATTTATTGTAAAAAGAGAACATGCATTAACATCAGGAACAATAAAGGCCATGTTGAGTGGACCAG GTCAATTTGCCGAAAATGAAACCAATGAGGTCAATTTTAGAGAGATCCCTTCGCACGTGCTCTCAAAAGTGTGCATGTACTTTACCTACAAGGTCCGCTACACTAACAGCTCCACCGAGATTCCTGAATTCCCAATTGCACCTGAAATAGCTCTGGAACTGCTCATGGCTGCGAACTTCCTagattgttaa